The Bradysia coprophila strain Holo2 chromosome IV, BU_Bcop_v1, whole genome shotgun sequence genome includes a region encoding these proteins:
- the LOC119086049 gene encoding uncharacterized protein LOC119086049 has protein sequence MSGLIWIFCLLAISHQIEGNIQGLPIQSLSPRLASARAEATCTNIYGPICGDCNTLWTCLGESTAYKTQNCEKNYPGQPYCVDGACNSTPDPNNDECTTTTGITCTGTGYFPNPLNCSQYYFCQKPQGSSMPYECPSGFAYNSQTKQCKRRILPADCSTINCAPNPDRYVVYGPDPSYYALCLVTDGVVAPIMFKCPTAEQFVQSQRRCVFQCKQEGRVVDAKDCTKYYECYKSGLNFITLHQKCLTGFIFSSEENGCVEGTCPEGNGGTAGAGEGGSEGGSSTG, from the exons AGTCATCAGATTGAAGGTAATATTCAAGGCTTACCGATTCAGTCTTTATCGCCACGACTTGCATCAGCTAGAGCCGAAGCAACTTGCACCAATATATACGGTCCAATCTGTGGCGATTGCAACACACTTTGG ACGTGCTTAGGAGAAAGTACGGCCTACAAAACTCAAAACTGCGAGAAGAATTACCCGGGACAACCATATTGTGTTGATGGTGCTTGTAACAGTACACCGGATCCGAATAACGATGAATGTACTACAACAACAGGAATCACCTGCACTGGAACGGGATATTTTCCGA ATCCATTAAACTGCTCGCAATATTATTTCTGCCAGAAACCCCAAGGTTCATCGATGCCATATGAATGTCCATCAGGCTTTGCATATAATTCCCAAACAAAGCAATGCAAGCGTCGAATACTGCCTGCAGATTGCAGTACCATAAACTGTGCACCGAATCCCGATCGATACGTTGTTTACGGCCCTGATCCATCATATTATGCATTGTGTTTGGTTACCGACGGCGTTGTAGCACCGATTATGTTCAAATGTCCAACTGCCGAACAATTTGTACAATCTCAACGACGATGTGTATTCCAGTGTAAGCAGGAGGGAAGAGTTGTTGACGCTAAGGACTGCACGAAGTATTATGAATGCTATAAGAGTGGACTGAATTTCATCACGttacatcaaaaatgtttgactGGATTCATATTTAGCAGCGAGGAGAATGGTTGTGTTGAGGGTACATGTCCAGAAGGAAATGGTGGAACCGCTGGAGCGGGAGAAGGAGGTAGTGAAGGTGGAAGTTCAACGGGATAA